Proteins co-encoded in one Klebsiella michiganensis genomic window:
- a CDS encoding GSH-dependent disulfide bond oxidoreductase: protein MIELYYAPTPNGHKITLFLEEAGLDYKIHRVDIGKGEQFRPDFLAISPNNKIPAIVDNKPADGGEPLSLFESGEILLYLADKTGLLLSKELRARNATLQWLFWQVGGFGPMLGQNHHFNHFAPQPVPYAIERYQVETQRLYGVLNKQLEKAPWLGGHDYSIADIATWPWVVSHERQRVDLANFPAVRNWFERIRTRPATVKAYQQAEKA from the coding sequence ATGATCGAACTTTATTATGCGCCTACCCCAAACGGCCATAAAATTACCCTGTTTCTTGAAGAAGCCGGCCTGGATTACAAAATCCATCGGGTCGATATCGGCAAAGGCGAGCAGTTTCGCCCGGATTTCCTGGCTATCTCACCGAATAACAAAATCCCCGCCATCGTGGATAACAAACCGGCCGACGGCGGCGAGCCTCTAAGCCTCTTTGAGTCCGGCGAAATATTGCTTTATCTGGCCGATAAAACCGGGTTACTCCTCAGCAAAGAACTGCGCGCCCGCAACGCTACGCTGCAGTGGCTTTTTTGGCAGGTCGGTGGTTTCGGCCCCATGCTGGGTCAGAACCATCACTTCAACCACTTTGCTCCTCAGCCTGTCCCTTATGCTATCGAGCGCTACCAGGTCGAAACCCAGCGCCTGTACGGCGTGCTCAATAAGCAGCTTGAGAAAGCCCCCTGGCTTGGTGGCCACGATTACAGCATTGCGGACATCGCAACCTGGCCCTGGGTGGTGTCCCATGAGCGCCAGCGCGTTGACCTGGCTAATTTCCCGGCCGTTCGAAACTGGTTTGAGCGGATCCGCACCCGGCCCGCTACGGTGAAGGCTTATCAGCAGGCCGAGAAGGCATAA